Proteins from a single region of Hydra vulgaris chromosome 12, alternate assembly HydraT2T_AEP:
- the LOC136088019 gene encoding uncharacterized protein LOC136088019: MIKIDNTVIFEPNAISHEFNKFFTEIGPQLSIKIPNTKVLFSDFLLPLDKCVCSDELSSDLSTEKLERVFKSIKKNKSCGSDEINGNVIIDCFEQLKDVLFKVFSASIKQGIFPEQLKIAKMTPIYKEGDQSKITSYRPISVLSIMCNRVYKHLDKNNLLYANQFGFKKDNSTEHAIIQFVN; the protein is encoded by the coding sequence ATGATTAAAATTGATAACACTGTTATATTTGAACCAAACGCAATATcacatgaatttaataaattttttactgaaatagGTCCTCAACTATCAATTAAGATCCCTAATACCAAAGTCTTATTTAGTGACTTCTTATTACCATTGGATAAGTGCGTATGCTCTGATGAGTTGTCCTCTGATTTATCAACTGAAAAACTTGAAAGGGTATTCAAatctattaaaaagaataaatcatGTGGATCAGATGAAATAAACGGAAACGTGATTATAGATTGTTTCGAGCAATTAAAAGATGttctctttaaagtttttagcgCATCAATTAAACAAGGAATTTTTCCAgagcaattaaaaattgctaaaatgaCTCCTATTTATAAAGAGGGCGATCAATCTAAAATAACAAGCTATCGCCCCATCTCTGTGCTTTCTATTATGTGTAACAGAGTATACAAACATCTTgacaaaaataacttactatACGCTAatcagtttggttttaaaaaggataATTCAACGGAGCATGCCATCATcc